Sequence from the Puntigrus tetrazona isolate hp1 chromosome 11, ASM1883169v1, whole genome shotgun sequence genome:
aataagtGAAGCAAAACCTTTTTTGTACATCACTTGCGGACACAAAAGGTTGTGTTTGTTAAACTGCAAAGTGggtaaatatatcattattaaaatgactaaatatcaGCCAATGAATCGGTTTGTCACTTGTTACTGAGCCTTTTTGTTTTAGCTGACAAATATGAAACTGCTATTTGTACTGTTTTTGACATATTTCATGTCAGTGAACCTTCGCCAAATAAACTGTCCAACACTAAACAGGCTGCTCTAATAGCAGCATTAACATCATTGGGAAAGACTCAAAGAGAAGATGTATATTGTGACTATGAGGAAGTGGTGGGCAGTGTTTCATTCACAAGACAAGAATCTGTTCCTGATAACCCAAGGAAAATGTCAGTGATATTTTTGGCTTTTTCccctttgtttttttatagacACCTCTGCCATATGGATCAGATGGAAAATGTAACAATGCATCCTCTGAATATTATGtcaaaaaattgaaactttgCTGCAGTAAATGCAACCCAGGTAGGTTGTAAAGCGCAGAGAGGGAGAAAGtaaagtttttgtaatatacAAGGAAATATCATTGTTTTGTGACATCATTGTAAAATCTAATTTGAATATGAAAAGTAAGGCTGATCACCTCTTGGTTAACTGCTAGTTAAGCCTCGAATACACTACACAGTTTTTGCTTCGATTTACCGTATAAGTTCATGCTAGTTGCCAAAAGTCAAAACCAAGTGTAGTTTATTCCAGCCTTTAGTCAAACTAGTTCTTAAAGAAACACAAGAAGcacattctccaactcccccagagttaatacgTTGagctttactgttttttttaatccatttagcCAATCTCCAGGTTTGACAAttgcacttttagcatagcataGCGTAGCATAGcatagcatagatcattgaatccaattagaccagtagctttgccttcaaaaatgaccaaagagtttcagtgttttttctatgtaaaccatctgtagttatattgtgtatgACTAGGATATGAATAGGagctatactctcattccggcgtaataatcaaggaagtttgttgaaaaatataaatttttcattttccaccGGTCTTAGTACATGACATGTACATGTAACTACAGAagggtcaagttttaaataggaaaaatatttcaactctttggtcatttttgaacacgaTGCTActgattcagtgatctatgctaagctatgctaaaagtgttatcgccagacccggagatcgactgaataaaacagtaaaactgagTCTatgtgttcctttaaaacatagTGTTAACATTGGGACTAATTTATTCCTGGCCACtgaagtatttatatttattctaggGACTCATCTGAAGTATGAGTGCACTACTAATTCAGACACCGTCTGTAATCCCTGCCAAGATGGACATTACTCAGAAAATCATAACCATTTTCCCAATTGTTTCTCTTGTCAAAATTGTAAAGAAGGTGAGTTCACTACTTTAATAACACACTTCACGGTCAAAAAGGCTTGTTTCAGAACAATCTGGAATTGGTATACACATTCTCTAGATGTCATTTTTTTggtataatctttttttaaaaatattttggctaTATTTCATGTCCATGTTTCATTACCTCTATTGATGAATCTTTTAAAGGgacatttcacccaaaaattatcCTATTATTTACCCTCCCAACCAGCCTAGGTGtatttgactttcttctgtCAGATGAATACAATCTgagttataaaaaataattgaaaatataattgaaaatataataattgaaaaaaataattgtcctggctctttcaagctttATAACGGCAGgaaatgaaaagtcaaaaaaagtgcatccatctAATAAAAAAGTGCTCCACATGGTTCCAGGCGATAAAAAAGGCTTCCTGAGGTGAAGCAGTACAAATCCAGAAGTGACAAACATGGAAGCGAATTGgtaaaggaaaatgaaaaaagcaaagaCTAGAGGATTTTCTttgctgtaaacaaaacttGGTTCTTGTGAGACAAGCATATGCACGCCAGCATCGTACGTCATCCACTGGAGAGCCACTCTTTCGAGAATGTGACAGTTAGCAGaagtatatactttttttatacacaaatGCATTAGTTCACTTCTGAAGGCTTTTATTCACCCCCTGCAGCcgtgtagtgtttttttttttttaatagatggATGCACTTCAAAATCTCaacacccattcactgccatgATAAAGCTTGGACAAgtcatgacattttttttatgtatctctgattgtatttgtctgaaagaaaaaaagttacatacatcttggatgacttgagggtgagtacagTTCACTTCTGGGTCCTTTTTGGAGGGCTCAACTGAACTGGGTTTCAAAACACCCTAAAAGAAATAGCTCATCCAAAATTCTTCTGGCATTCCAAATCCTCATGAATTTAGCCTTTTGgttaaacacaaaatgagaagTTCAGGACCTCAATGTTCTGCTTGATTAAGTGAATGGTGGCCAGAGTCTTTTAAttgacaaaaattatttaaatgtttggctATTCCTCACGCAAATATGTCTAAAGAGTAAATTATGATAAATTTGCGTTTATTggatgaattattcctttaaataaaatattacattttgaacacaaacaatatgctgatttatattGCTTATGAATttatagtaacactttacaataacgTCCcattaatgttagttaattcattaattatgaGCAGTACATTTGTTATAGTAATTATTAATCTTTGtcagtttataaaaatactattgtTCATTGTTGGTTTAGTTTAAATAAGGTCCATTACataataatgacttttaataaTGACTTATgttgaaattaatataaactTTCATAAATGCTTCaaacttatttttacattcttagttcatgttaagtAAGATTTTTAACCAATGTTAACAAATGGGACCTTATCGTAAAGTGGTACCAAATTTTCTTGTATCATTATAATATTCCATTTTTCCCCATTACATTTCTAACGGACTTGCTGTTCATTTCTTCTGGTTAGTGAAAGGACTGATTTATGGCACAAACTGCTCTGCTAATACCAAAGCTGTTTGCGTCTGCGCAGAGCCCGGGATGTTCTGTTCTAATCTTAATTTCAATAATGAATGTGaggaatgtaaaaaatataaatcctgCAAACCTGGTCAATATGTCTCCAAAAAAGGTAAGACGCAAAATAATCTAGCCACTGTACATAAACACGAGTTGTGTAGCCTTTAGCCTATGTCTGTTAGCTCTAAACTCACCGGCGTGagtaaaagttaatttttaacacatttcatattctaaaatatacagTCTgttctgagaaaagaaaaatatatagatgACTCACTGGACTTTTCTCCAATAAAATGCTCAAGTTTTCAAATGCCCTTCTCTCAATATCTACACCCACTAAAACCACAAGTAGGAAATGATTTCCAGTTATTGgctatttaaattcaatttcaagGCAATATATACAGTCAGATACATAAAGTCACTTGATGTATTATttgcacatttgttttaataGGTTAATTCTATGTATTGTCAtcattgtgctgtttttatgaatgcagGAACACCTAGATCTGATTTCAGGTGTACATCATGTCCGCCTGGACACTTTTCAGACCACATAAATGCTGAGCAGTGTAAACCACACACACAGTAAGATGCAAATGGAAAGAAAGACTCACCgcttacaaatacacacacgtgcataTGGCTTATTAGTCTTTTTCTCTGTTAGATGCGAAGGCAGGTCAGTTTTAAGACTCGGCGAGTCTACAACTGACACATTGTGTGAGAAGACACCACcaccatcaacaacaacaacaacaacaacaacaacaacaacgttcACAAGTTCACCCAAGGATCCTCAGTCAAAACCACCAGGAAAATTATGGAGCCCAAAGGAAACCGAGAGCGTGAACATGACCACCACCACGTCTTTACCAAGCACATCAACAGCACTCCGTAACTCTCCAACCCCTGTCTCATTTTTGAACTATTACATTGGTAAATATGAGGCCATATCACTACAGTTTAGTTTATAACCCATATAAAAATACCACAATGCTACCAAAATAGCAATTGCTTTGGAGAAACTACATTGCTTTGTGCAAAGGTCAGCTAATAATtggcaaaaaaaagcaaaatagttGACTgtgatcagccaatcagaatcaggtTTTTCAAAGCGCATTTATCTGTTTTTAGCAGTGAACCAAACCAATAAGCTATGAGGGGAATCGGATTAAAACGattatttgaagcaaaaaatatatagaaaatataatctAGTAACATTAATAGAATGATCATTCAAAGTTATCTGGTCTTTAATAAAGTTCTAAAACGAACGATTTTGTTTCAGAAtgttcaaaagtaacatttccGTAATGTTTGCAAAATTATGAAATGGAATGTACCtttaatgtttatatgtaacattttttaaaacatttaaaatgatttaaaagttttgactttttagaGAACGTAACATTTTCTTAACCTGCTGGGAGTGTTAGGAGAATATTCTTGGAGCGTTCGT
This genomic interval carries:
- the tnfrsf1b gene encoding tumor necrosis factor receptor superfamily member 1B, whose protein sequence is MLINISRLLFMAAVWRVAEGKTPLPYGSDGKCNNASSEYYVKKLKLCCSKCNPGTHLKYECTTNSDTVCNPCQDGHYSENHNHFPNCFSCQNCKEVKGLIYGTNCSANTKAVCVCAEPGMFCSNLNFNNECEECKKYKSCKPGQYVSKKGTPRSDFRCTSCPPGHFSDHINAEQCKPHTQCEGRSVLRLGESTTDTLCEKTPPPSTTTTTTTTTTTFTSSPKDPQSKPPGKLWSPKETESVNMTTTTSLPSTSTALRNSPTPVSFLNYYIVISCVLVLLTSAMVIIAYRLRKRKGLQKVPITDDNKQKQDASVSETPDYQRLLPSERCLKEPSMTSSDSQSQPDSSHSSADWLERTSQEESIPEQLSVSSPFNLSITATFNCQLNPTAASCSIPLNTSARTSHVEAPVPLSQEEVCVSCQQEDGKEALQSVQESGLCVF